The sequence AGCACGAGGTAGTAGACGGCAGCGGCCGAGTAGTACTCGGCGTAGCTGAACGTCCGGGAGACATCCTGCGCGGCGGTGTAGAGCAGCTCCTGCAGCGAGATCACGGATGCCAGGCTGGTCATCTTGACCATGTTGATGAACTGGTTTCCGGTGGGCGGGATCGCGACGCGGATGATCTGCGGGATCTGGACGTGCCAGATCGCACTCCACGGCTTGAGTCCGAGCGCCTTCGCCGCCTGTGCCTGGCCCGGCGAGATCGAGCTGCGAGCCGATCGGAGGATCTCGGCCATCAGCGCCGTCTCCAGCAGGGTGAGGCCGAAGAATGCGGCCAGGTACGGCGTGAACCAGGCTTCCTTCATGAACGGGACGACCTGCGGGAGGGCGTTCCAGATCAGGATCAGGATCAGCAGCGCCGGGATGGCCCGGAAGAGCCAGACGTATCCCGCGCTCGCCACGCGCAGCCAGGGCCGGGTGCTCTCCCGGCCGAGTGCCACGAAGAAGCCCAGCACGATGGCGACGGCTTGCACGAGCACGGCGAGCGTGATCGCGGTCAGCGCACCGCGGAGGTACGCGGCGGAGAACAGCGCTCCGAAGAAGATCTCGGGATCGAACGTCACGACCGCGACCTCAGGGGGTGACGAGGCGGGTCGGAAGCAGTCCGTACTGCTCGGCGAGCGTGGCGAACGTACCGTCCTCGGTCAGCTCGACGGCGATCCCGTGGATCGTCGCCGTCAGCGGGCTGTCCTTCTGCAGGAACATGCCGAACTCGGTCTCGGCGGCGAACAGGTCGGCGGCCAGCTCGTAGTCGTCGCCGAGCGTCTTGGCGGCCTGTGCCGCGGCGACGTCGGTCTCCATGGTCGCGTCGACGCGACCGTTGGTGAGCGCGGCCATGGTCTCGGGCAGCTCGGGGTAGCTGGAGATCTCGATCGCGGCCATGCCGCGCGACTCGAAGTCCGCGCTGAGCTCCTGGAGGATCTTCTCGTTGGCTGACGCCGCCTGCACCGCGACGCGCGCACCCGACAGGTCGTCGGCCTCCTCGAACGTCAGCTCGCCGTCGACGGGCACCACGAGCGCCGGCCCGGTCTGCAGGTAGCCGATCGCGTCGGCGGCGGCCTTGCGGTCGTCGTTGATGTAGAGCCCGGAGCGCAGCACGTCGCAGCGACCCGAGGTCAGTGCGGGGAGGAGCCCGTCGAACGCCATCTCGCTGAACGTCACGTCGAGGTCGAGCTCGCCGGCGATCGCGGTGATCGCGTCGACGTCGAACCCGGTGAGCGTGCCTCCGTCGTTCCAGTACATCGGCTCGTAGGCGTTCTTCGAGATACACACGGTGAGCGTGCCGGCGTTCACCAGGTCGAGGTCGCTGCCGGCGCCGTCGGCGGCGGGTTCGGTCGTTCCGCTGCACGCGGAGAGGGTGAGGGAGACCGCGGCTGCAGCGGCGAAGCCGACGGCGATCTTGGTGCTGAGGGTACGCATCGAATCGTCCTCCTGGTCCGGAATGAGTGTTGTCTCACCGTAGGCGGACGTTTGTTGCGAGGGAATATCGTTAATGCGTGAATGATATTGACCCGGTTCTCGGGGTGATCAGAGCGGGAATGGTCCGGCCCGACGCCGATGCCCTCGTCGATGCGGTGCTGCGGGCCGCGCGGACCGGGGAGCTTCGGGTGGGCGCCCGGTTGCCGACCATCGCGACGCTCGCCGACGAGCTGCATCTGTCGATGTCGACCGTCAGTCGTGCGTGGGCGAGCCTCGTGCAGATGGGCGTGATCGAGACGAGGCGCCGCGGCGGCAGCCGGGTCGCCCGGCCCGTCGAGGCGACCGCGTATCGTGCCCCCGAGGGTGAGATGGCGCGGTTCCGGTATCGGCTGGCGGCCGGGTATCCAGACCCGGACCTGCAGGTCGATCTCCGCGACGTCCTGCGTCGGGTCGCTGACGGTCCCGCCTTCCGCGGGTACCCGGGCAAGGACGAGATCCCGGCCGCGCTGCACGATGCGTTGCTCGCCAGGGTCGGCTACCAGCCGGAGTCGATCATGCTCGACACCGAGGTGATCGGTGCGCTCCCGAGGATTCTGCAGGCGGTGAGTCACCGCGGCGCGCCGGTCGGCGTGAGCGATCCCGAGTTCCCGCTGTTCACGGTCATCCTGCGGCAGTTGGGCATGACGGCCACGCCCATCCCGTTCGCCGACGGCGCGTACGACCTCGACGTGATGGAGAGCGTACTCGCGGCGGGGACACGCGTGCTGATGCTGCAGACGCGCGTGCACAACCCGACCGGGCTGATGGTCTCCGCGGAGAACGTCGCCGACATCGCGGGCCTGCTCCGGCGGTTCGGCGCCACGGCGATCGAGATCGACCATCACGGTCACCTCGTGCCCGAACGCCCGGTCCGTCTGGCGTCATTGGCACCCGAGAGGGTGATCCTGCTGTCCTCGTTCGCGAAGGAGATCCACCCGGATGTGCGCGTGAGCGCGATCACCGGTCCCCGATCGGTCCTCGACCGGGTCTCCGTCTGGCGCGCGGGCGGCGAGTGGGTGAGCGCGATCAACCGCGCGGTGCTCGAGGCGTGCCTCACCGACGACGTCGTGTCGAGCACCCTGGTCCCGGCGGCGCGTGCGGAGTACGCCGCGCGCCGGGAGACGTTCCGTGCCGCGTTCGAGGCGGTCGGTCTCACGATCGAGTCGAACGCCGGCCTGAGTCTGTGGGTGCCCGTCGCGTCCGAGCAGGAGGCGATGGTGCAACTCGCGGCGGACAGCATCTCGGTGGCGCGCGGCTCGGCGTTCGGACTCGGCACGAAGGCCGCGCCGCACGTGCACCTGTCGCTTGGACTGGTGGGGTCCGAGAGTGGGTTCCTGAGCGAGCGGCTGCGCCGCGCCGCGCTTCTCGTGCCGAGAGATTCGGCGTTCTACTGACCCGGCTGACAAGTGCTGCCCCGCGAACGCACGCGACCGTGTGGTC is a genomic window of Agromyces protaetiae containing:
- a CDS encoding amino acid ABC transporter permease; this encodes MTFDPEIFFGALFSAAYLRGALTAITLAVLVQAVAIVLGFFVALGRESTRPWLRVASAGYVWLFRAIPALLILILIWNALPQVVPFMKEAWFTPYLAAFFGLTLLETALMAEILRSARSSISPGQAQAAKALGLKPWSAIWHVQIPQIIRVAIPPTGNQFINMVKMTSLASVISLQELLYTAAQDVSRTFSYAEYYSAAAVYYLVLVSLFMLLQGWLERKFSWTSKIARKRVKSGAKVKEAAHV
- a CDS encoding transporter substrate-binding domain-containing protein, with the translated sequence MRTLSTKIAVGFAAAAAVSLTLSACSGTTEPAADGAGSDLDLVNAGTLTVCISKNAYEPMYWNDGGTLTGFDVDAITAIAGELDLDVTFSEMAFDGLLPALTSGRCDVLRSGLYINDDRKAAADAIGYLQTGPALVVPVDGELTFEEADDLSGARVAVQAASANEKILQELSADFESRGMAAIEISSYPELPETMAALTNGRVDATMETDVAAAQAAKTLGDDYELAADLFAAETEFGMFLQKDSPLTATIHGIAVELTEDGTFATLAEQYGLLPTRLVTP
- a CDS encoding aminotransferase class I/II-fold pyridoxal phosphate-dependent enzyme, with protein sequence MNDIDPVLGVIRAGMVRPDADALVDAVLRAARTGELRVGARLPTIATLADELHLSMSTVSRAWASLVQMGVIETRRRGGSRVARPVEATAYRAPEGEMARFRYRLAAGYPDPDLQVDLRDVLRRVADGPAFRGYPGKDEIPAALHDALLARVGYQPESIMLDTEVIGALPRILQAVSHRGAPVGVSDPEFPLFTVILRQLGMTATPIPFADGAYDLDVMESVLAAGTRVLMLQTRVHNPTGLMVSAENVADIAGLLRRFGATAIEIDHHGHLVPERPVRLASLAPERVILLSSFAKEIHPDVRVSAITGPRSVLDRVSVWRAGGEWVSAINRAVLEACLTDDVVSSTLVPAARAEYAARRETFRAAFEAVGLTIESNAGLSLWVPVASEQEAMVQLAADSISVARGSAFGLGTKAAPHVHLSLGLVGSESGFLSERLRRAALLVPRDSAFY